From the Paracholeplasma morum genome, the window AATCAACTCGTCAATGTTGAAAATGTGATAGTCAAAAGAAGCTATCACATTATTAGAATCAGAGGTATTTTAGAGAAATACTTAGAAACAGGAAAATACGATGTAAACCTAAATGAGGTGTGGTTAAACAAAGTATTTGAACATAAAAAGAACTGGGATAAAGAGTTGAACACACCTGACCACTTAACCCAGTTAAAAACATATCTTGATGAAATAATTACAATTAGAGAAGGTTTGAGAACTTGAAAGTTAAATACTTAATATTAACAATTGTAGGATCCTTAGGTTCCTTAGCCTCATACCTATTTGGAGGATTTGATAAATTGTTAATCGCACTCATAATCTTCATGATTATTGATTTTCTATCTGGTTTAATCTTAGCAATCGTGTTTAAGAAAAGCAGTAAAACAAAAAATGGCAGAGTGAGTAGTGAAGCTGGTATTAAAGGACTAGCTAAGAAAATATTCATTCTGTTTCTAGTTGCTTTAGCTGAACAGCTAGATATTGTATTAGGTACGAATCTTGTAAGAGATGGAGCTGTGATCGCCTTCATATCGATGGAAGGTGTAAGTATCCTAGAAAACTCA encodes:
- a CDS encoding phage holin family protein; the encoded protein is MKVKYLILTIVGSLGSLASYLFGGFDKLLIALIIFMIIDFLSGLILAIVFKKSSKTKNGRVSSEAGIKGLAKKIFILFLVALAEQLDIVLGTNLVRDGAVIAFISMEGVSILENSTLAGLPVPRMIKNALEVLSKGEDKKDE